From Carya illinoinensis cultivar Pawnee chromosome 5, C.illinoinensisPawnee_v1, whole genome shotgun sequence, one genomic window encodes:
- the LOC122309811 gene encoding pentatricopeptide repeat-containing protein At5g13270, chloroplastic → MSSINCAQNFLLPSHSSPDVGVAHGKVLMTLKSLSFDQIPSWVSLKCSPSSRKAPQIQPGHVANVHLVSLSKQGKLREVDEFLKHMDEAGISVSPRSYKTLFETCGRLQALSDGKSIHDHLRRTVKEPTGLLDNYVLRMYCDCGSLVDARKVFEEMLERNVVSWVIIMSAYAEEGILDEAIRLFSRMQGSVTEIRSSPSIYITLLRPLTKFSFLELGKQIHSHVIRNGLGSNALVGTAIANMYAKCGWLEGAELVFDRMPEKNAVAWTGMMVGYTQAEKLDNALGLFVKMVNQGIEMDEFVFSIILKVCGGLEDLNVGRQIHGCSVKLGLDSDVSVGTPLVDFYVKFGNFTSACRAFERISEPNDVSWSCIISGNCQIGEFEESVKIFKNLKSKGVVLNSFIYTSIFQACAALSDLNLGAQAHADAIKRGLVNVYGESAMITMYSRCGRLDYAYRAFASLDRPDTVAWTAIICGYACHGNATEALSFFNRMQDCGVRPNAVTFIGVLTACSHSGLVREGKQYLDSMRGEYGVVPTVDHYDCVVDIYSRAGLLEEALELIKSMPFEPDVMSWKSLLGGCWTHQNPELGKIAAKNLLQLEPDDTATYIVMFNLYASCGKWEEAAHFRRMMAERNLRKEIGCSWVTVKGRLHRFTVGDRHHPLAEQIYSTLRELTTSYENADNALLTDEDVWCGLPERKEQLLDHSERLAIAFGLISTPSNAPILVFKNLRACKDCHDFAKQVSRVTGREIVVRDSNRFHHFRLGECSCNDYW, encoded by the coding sequence ATGTCTTCGATCAATTGCGCACAGAACTTTTTGTTACCTTCCCACTCTTCTCCAGATGTAGGTGTAGCTCATGGCAAAGTTCTAATGACACTAAAATCTTTAAGTTTTGATCAAATCCCTTCATGGGTCTCTCTCAAATGCAGCCCATCTTCGAGGAAAGCCCCCCAAATCCAACCAGGCCATGTTGCAAATGTACACTTAGTTTCTTTATCCAAACAAGGGAAGCTCAGAGAAGTTGATGAGTTTCTTAAACACATGGACGAGGCCGGCATTTCAGTTAGTCCCCGCTCTTATAAAACCCTCTTTGAAACATGTGGCAGGTTGCAAGCTTTATCGGATGGGAAATCGATTCACGACCATTTGCGAAGAACAGTGAAGGAGCCGACTGGGCTTCTTGATAATTATGTTCTGCGGATGTATTGCGACTGTGGAAGTCTTGTGGACGCTCGGAAAGTGTTTGAAGAAATGCTTGAGAGGAATGTTGTCTCGTGGGTTATAATTATGTCTGCTTATGCAGAGGAGGGGATTTTGGACGAAGCCATTCGGTTGTTCTCACGTATGCAGGGGTCAGTGACAGAAATTAGATCGAGCCCGTCTATCTATATTACCCTCTTACGGCCCTtgacaaaattttcttttttggagcTGGGGAAACAGATTCATTCTCATGTGATAAGAAATGGGTTGGGTTCTAATGCTTTGGTTGGCACGGCAATCGCCAACATGTATGCCAAGTGTGGGTGGCTAGAGGGTGCCGAGCTTGTTTTCGATAGGATGCCAGAAAAAAATGCTGTGGCTTGGACCGGGATGATGGTGGGGTACACTCAAGCTGAGAAACTGGATAATGCTCTGGGATTGTTTGTTAAGATGGTGAACCAAGGTATTGAAATGGATGAGTTTGTGTTCTCCATAATTCTCAAGGTGTGCGGTGGTCTGGAGGACTTGAACGTGGGAAGGCAAATTCATGGGTGTAGCGTTAAACTTGGATTGGATTCTGATGTTTCAGTAGGAACTCCTCTTGTGGACTTCTATGTCAAATTTGGGAATTTCACATCTGCTTGCCGAGCATTTGAGAGGATAAGTGAACCTAATGATGTTTCATGGAGTTGTATAATCTCTGGCAATTGCCAAATTGGTGAATTTGAGGAGTCTgtgaagatttttaaaaatctgAAGAGTAAAGGTGTGGTTTTAAATTCATTCATATACACTAGCATTTTCCAAGCCTGCGCGGCACTCTCAGATTTAAATTTGGGTGCTCAAGCTCATGCTGATGCAATAAAAAGAGGGCTAGTTAACGTCTATGGAGAGAGTGCTATGATCACCATGTATTCCAGATGTGGGAGATTAGACTATGCCTACAGAGCCTTTGCTTCTCTAGACAGACCTGATACTGTGGCTTGGACTGCTATAATTTGTGGTTATGCATGTCATGGCAATGCCACTGAAGCTTTAAGTTTTTTCAACAGAATGCAGGACTGCGGTGTAAGGCCAAATGCAGTTACATTTATAGGAGTTCTAACTGCATGTAGTCATTCAGGCTTGGTCAGAGAGGGAAAGCAATACTTGGATTCGATGAGGGGTGAGTACGGTGTGGTCCCAACTGTCGACCATTATGACTGTGTGGTGGATATATACTCGCGTGCCGGGCTACTTGAGGAGGCACTAGAATTGATAAAGAGTATGCCTTTTGAACCCGATGTAATGAGCTGGAAAAGCTTATTGGGTGGGTGTTGGACTCATCAGAATCCTGAGCTTGGGAAGATTGCAGCGAAAAACCTACTTCAGCTGGAACCAGATGATACTGCCACATATATTGTCATGTTTAACTTGTATGCTTCATGTGGAAAATGGGAAGAAGCAGCTCATTTTAGAAGGATGATGGCTGAAAGAAACTTGAGAAAGGAAATTGGTTGTAGTTGGGTAACTGTCAAGGGTAGACTGCACCGGTTTACAGTAGGTGATAGACACCATCCTCTAGCAGAACAAATATACTCAACATTAAGGGAGTTAACTACATCCTATGAAAATGCTGATAATGCCCTTTTAACTGACGAGGATGTTTGGTGCGGATTGCCTGAACGGAAAGAACAACTTCTTGACCATAGCGAGAGACTTGCTATAGCATTTGGGCTAATATCCACACCAAGCAATGCCCCAATCCTGGTTTTCAAGAACCTCCGGGCATGCAAAGACTGCCACGATTTTGCGAAGCAAGTGTCCAGGGTAACAGGACGCGAAATTGTTGTAAGAGATTCCAACAGATTCCATCACTTCAGATTAGGGGAGTGCTCTTGCAATGACTACTGGTGA